The window ATCATCGCCGGTTTCGCCGTCACCGTCGCCGGCATCGCCCTGCTGCTGACCCTGGGCAGCGCCGCCGACGGCATCTGGTCGATGGTGCCCGGCCTGTTCGTCATCGGTCTCGGTCTGGGCGGCATGCTCACCCCGTCGGTGAACGTGGTCCAGTCCAGCTTCGGCGAAGACCTCCAGGGCGAGATCTCCGGCCTGTCCCGCAGCATCTCCAACCTGGGTTCGTCACTGGGCGCGGCCCTGGCCGGAACCATTCTGGTCGCCGGAGTGGACAGCACCCACCCGAACCGCGCCTACCTCTGGGCGATGCTCGCGGTGGCCGCCGCCGGTCTGGTCGGCCTGACCGCCGCCTGGTTCCTGCCCCGGACCCGCCCCACCACCGACGCCCCGCGAGTTTGACGATCATCGCTATTTTGGGGGCATGCGGCGCGGGGTGGGCTTCGGTGAGTTCGTATTGAACGCCATGTTGACCGTCCTGGTGGGAACGATCCTCGTCTGCGGTGGCCTGCTGCTGTATCACGGCGCCGATCCGATGGCGGCGTATTTCACCGGCACGCCCGGCCACTTCACGGCGTCGACCTGTGAGTGGCTCGACGACGTGCCGGGTGCCGACGGGTATGAATGTCGCGGCGTGTTCACCGGCGAGGGGTTGCGCCTCGAGGACGTGCGTCTCGACGAGCGGTTCGGCCACGAGCCGGAACCGGTGACGGCGGTGGTGTCGGGACCGGACGCCGACACCGCTCACCCGCCGGGACTGGGCCTGCTCGGCCGGTTCGGCTCCGGCATCCTGATGACCGGCATCGGCCTGTGGGCGATGCGGGGCTTCCTCCGGGCGGCTCAGGACTGAGCGGGCGGGGTCCGCAGGGTGTAGGTGATGTCGGTGGCCGGGAGGCGTTCCTGCTCACGGGCCAGCAGCAGCATGGCCCGGGCGTCGGCCTCGGTGGGGCGGGCCGGGTCGAGAGCCCGCGGCCACAACCGGGCGTGCCGGACGGCGGCGATCTCGGCCGCCAGCACCAGGACGTTGCTCAGCAGGTAGAGCAGGGTGAAGAAGCCGGCCACGGTGGCGAAACCGCCGTAGATCCGGCCGGCGCCGCGGACCAGTTCGGGCAGGACGGTGGCGCCGAGAGTGAGCACCCCGGTGACCCCGACCGCGCCGATCGCCGCGGCCGGCCACAACGAGCGCAGCGGCGCCGGCCGCATCAGCAGGATCCGGGCCGTGCCCAGCAGCACGAGGCTGGTCACCACCCACGATCCGGCGACGGCGAGCGGGGCGGGCGCGACCACGGTGAGACCGCCGATGGCCACCGTCCCGGCGACGACGACCGCCAGGGCGGCCATCGCCCGCAGGTACCTGGAGACGATTCCGGCCCGCCTGCCGAACGGCACGGCGGCGACGTGATTGAGGGTGTCGTACGCGCTGAGCACCACCCCGATACCCGAGTAGATCAGCCAGACGAGACCGGCGATCAGGGCCGTGTACGACGCGGACAGACCGGCCATCGACGACGCGATCCCGGGCTGGAGCGCCGGCGGCACGATCGCCGCGATCAGCTCCTGGCGCAGTTCCGGCCGTCGGGCCAGCGCCTGTGACACGGCCGCGACCCCGAGCAGCAGCATCGGGAAGAGGCTGAGGAACCCGTAGTAGGTGATCAGCGCAGCCTCGCGGGGCCCGTCATCGTCCAGGTATTTGCAGATCACCGCATACCCGAACCCGATCGGGCCCCGCCGTCGTTGCAGGTCGTCGAGCCGCCGCAGACTCACGTGCCGTACGCGTCGGCCACCTCGTCACCGTGGGCGGCGGCGGCCCACGCGACGACGGCGGCGAGCCCGAGCGCGACCACCGACCAGATCGGGTGGGCCGGCGCAAACGTGAAGTTGACCAGCGACGACACGCCCGCGAACAGAATGGCCGTGAGTCGGGCCCAGAACCGCCCGCGGATCAGCCCGACCCCGGTGACGATCGCGATCGTGCCGAACACCACGTGGGTCCAGCCGAGGACCGTCATCGAGACGGGCAGCAGCAGGTCGGAGCGGGTGCCGGCGAGCACCTCCGGCCGGATCAGGCCGATCGAGCCGGCGTACAGGTGGACCGTGCCGAGCAGTACGAGCATCACGCCGCCGAAGAGGACCCAGGCGGTCCATCCGGTCGCCCGGCTGTGTTGGACGGGCATCGACGCCCCCTCAGCAGGTTTCCTGA of the Actinoplanes sichuanensis genome contains:
- a CDS encoding YihY/virulence factor BrkB family protein, with product MSLRRLDDLQRRRGPIGFGYAVICKYLDDDGPREAALITYYGFLSLFPMLLLGVAAVSQALARRPELRQELIAAIVPPALQPGIASSMAGLSASYTALIAGLVWLIYSGIGVVLSAYDTLNHVAAVPFGRRAGIVSRYLRAMAALAVVVAGTVAIGGLTVVAPAPLAVAGSWVVTSLVLLGTARILLMRPAPLRSLWPAAAIGAVGVTGVLTLGATVLPELVRGAGRIYGGFATVAGFFTLLYLLSNVLVLAAEIAAVRHARLWPRALDPARPTEADARAMLLLAREQERLPATDITYTLRTPPAQS
- a CDS encoding DUF7144 family membrane protein; translated protein: MPVQHSRATGWTAWVLFGGVMLVLLGTVHLYAGSIGLIRPEVLAGTRSDLLLPVSMTVLGWTHVVFGTIAIVTGVGLIRGRFWARLTAILFAGVSSLVNFTFAPAHPIWSVVALGLAAVVAWAAAAHGDEVADAYGT